One window of the Sulfitobacter sp. HNIBRBA3233 genome contains the following:
- a CDS encoding fumarylacetoacetate hydrolase family protein, producing the protein MKLLRYGAPGAEKPGLLDAQGRVRDLSAVVPDIAGDALRPAGLDALRALDPDTLPLVEGTPQNDLRLGACVGEIGKYVCIGLNYADHAEEAGMPIPEEPIIFNKWTSAVVGPNDDIQVPRGSVKTDWEVELGVVIGEPGAYIDEANAMNHVAGLCLINDVSERDFQLNRAGTWDKGKGCDTFGPTGPWLVTLDEIEDMDNLDLWLDVDGKRMQSGSTATLIFKIPHLVSYCSQFMSLQSGDVISTGTPPGVGMGQKPPQFLRGGEVVTLGISGLGEQRSKVLPS; encoded by the coding sequence ATGAAACTACTTCGCTATGGCGCGCCCGGTGCCGAAAAACCCGGACTTCTGGATGCACAGGGCCGCGTGCGTGATCTCTCCGCCGTTGTGCCGGATATTGCGGGGGACGCACTGCGCCCCGCAGGTCTGGACGCGCTGCGGGCTCTTGACCCAGACACATTGCCCTTGGTCGAGGGCACGCCCCAGAACGACCTGCGGCTTGGCGCCTGTGTCGGCGAGATCGGGAAATATGTCTGCATCGGCCTGAACTATGCAGACCACGCCGAAGAGGCGGGCATGCCGATCCCAGAAGAGCCGATCATCTTCAACAAGTGGACCTCTGCCGTGGTCGGGCCGAATGACGACATTCAAGTCCCGCGCGGATCGGTGAAGACCGATTGGGAGGTCGAACTTGGCGTGGTGATCGGCGAACCGGGTGCCTACATCGACGAAGCGAACGCGATGAACCATGTGGCGGGGCTCTGCCTCATCAACGATGTGTCCGAGCGTGATTTTCAACTCAATCGCGCCGGCACATGGGACAAGGGAAAAGGGTGCGATACCTTCGGTCCGACAGGTCCGTGGCTGGTGACCCTGGACGAGATCGAGGACATGGACAATCTGGACCTCTGGCTCGACGTCGATGGCAAGCGCATGCAGAGCGGGTCAACCGCAACGCTGATTTTCAAGATTCCCCATCTCGTGTCCTATTGCAGCCAGTTCATGTCCCTTCAGTCCGGCGACGTGATCTCGACCGGGACACCGCCGGGTGTGGGTATGGGCCAGAAACCTCCGCAATTCCTGCGTGGCGGCGAAGTTGTGACGCTGGGCATTTCGGGCTTGGGTGAGCAAAGATCGAAGGTCCTGCCAAGCTGA